Proteins from a single region of Pseudomonas sp. BSw22131:
- a CDS encoding tripartite tricarboxylate transporter TctB family protein — translation MVLQRIFAFVLLLVCVGLTLMAWPYKAPFSYEPVGPRAFPLLMLALMGISLLYMVFRPAPIVHSEDEPELDRATLIKIAICTGLLLIFAGLFEPLGFVLSSILVGIPMARLYGGRWVPSIVIITLMSIGLYVLFDKIMDVPLPLGLLDVLEK, via the coding sequence ATGGTCCTGCAACGAATTTTTGCCTTTGTACTGCTGCTGGTCTGCGTCGGACTGACGCTGATGGCATGGCCTTACAAAGCCCCGTTCTCCTACGAACCCGTCGGCCCGCGTGCGTTTCCGCTGCTGATGCTGGCGCTGATGGGGATTTCCCTGCTGTACATGGTGTTTCGCCCGGCGCCCATCGTGCACAGCGAAGACGAACCCGAACTGGACCGCGCCACGCTGATCAAGATCGCGATCTGCACGGGCCTGCTGCTGATCTTCGCCGGCCTCTTCGAACCCTTGGGTTTTGTCCTCAGCAGCATCCTGGTCGGCATCCCGATGGCGCGCCTTTACGGCGGTCGCTGGGTGCCCAGCATCGTGATCATCACTTTGATGAGCATTGGCCTGTACGTGCTGTTCGACAAAATCATGGACGTGCCTCTGCCCCTCGGTCTGCTCGACGTTCTGGAGAAATAA
- a CDS encoding response regulator encodes MRVLLVEDHLPLAESVAQALKSGGLTVDVLHDGVAADLALSSEEYAVAILDVGLPRMDGFEVLARLRARGKNLPVLMLTARSDVKDRVHGLNLGADDYLAKPFELSELEARVKALLRRSVLGGERQQRCGVLVYDLDTRRFTVGDELLTLTQREQSVLEALIARPGRVMSKEQLAAQVFGLDEEASPDAIEIYVHRLRKKLDGQPIAIVTFRGLGYLLESRDV; translated from the coding sequence ATGCGTGTCCTGCTCGTTGAAGACCATCTGCCATTGGCTGAAAGCGTCGCCCAGGCGCTCAAGAGCGGGGGGCTGACCGTGGATGTACTGCACGATGGCGTAGCAGCTGATCTGGCGTTGAGCAGTGAGGAATACGCCGTCGCCATCCTTGATGTCGGCCTGCCGCGCATGGATGGTTTCGAGGTGCTGGCGCGATTGCGGGCGCGGGGCAAAAACCTGCCGGTGTTGATGCTTACTGCACGCAGTGACGTCAAGGATCGCGTGCATGGCCTCAATCTGGGCGCCGACGATTACCTGGCCAAACCCTTTGAGCTCTCCGAGCTTGAAGCACGGGTCAAGGCGTTGCTGCGGCGCAGCGTGCTGGGCGGGGAGCGTCAACAGCGTTGTGGCGTGTTGGTCTACGACCTGGACACGCGGCGTTTTACCGTAGGCGATGAGTTACTGACTCTGACCCAGCGCGAGCAATCGGTGCTTGAAGCGCTGATCGCACGTCCAGGCCGGGTGATGAGCAAGGAACAGCTGGCTGCTCAGGTATTCGGTCTGGACGAGGAAGCCAGTCCGGACGCTATCGAAATCTACGTCCACCGCCTGCGCAAGAAGCTTGATGGTCAGCCGATTGCCATCGTGACGTTTCGAGGGCTGGGCTATTTGCTGGAGAGCCGCGATGTCTAG
- a CDS encoding sensor histidine kinase, translating into MSSLFPDRENSLRWRLLWNLGLLLVVLMIASGMSAYWNGREAADTAYDRTLLASARTIAAGLSERDGTLSADVPYVALDTFAYDSAGRIYYQVNDIEKHLISGYENLPGPPAGTLRTDDYPALAKFYSARYQGQDVRVVSLLKAVSEPNMNGMAEIRVAETEDARVKMARGLMADTLLRLGMLGGGALLLVWFTVSAALRPLDRLRTAVEERQPDDLRSLPLVEVQHELRPLVSSLNHFTERLRLQFERQAQFIADAAHELRTPLAALKARLELGLRESDPAAWRSTLETAAVGTDKLTHLANQLLSLARIENGARAISEGGAQIIDLSQLARELGIAMAPLAHARGVALALEADAPIWLRGEPTLLNELLSNLIDNALAHTPQGGNVILRVHAPCVLEVEDDGPGIPLQERERVFERFYRRHQQGSGLGLAIVGEICRAHLAQISLHDGAERGLKVRVSFVALESGTA; encoded by the coding sequence ATGTCTAGTCTGTTTCCTGACCGGGAAAACAGCCTGCGCTGGCGATTGCTCTGGAACCTTGGGTTATTGCTGGTGGTGCTGATGATCGCAAGCGGCATGAGCGCCTACTGGAATGGGCGCGAAGCGGCAGACACCGCTTATGACCGAACCCTCCTGGCGTCGGCCCGCACGATTGCAGCCGGGTTGTCCGAGCGGGACGGCACGCTTAGCGCCGATGTACCTTACGTTGCACTGGACACCTTCGCGTATGACAGTGCCGGACGCATCTACTACCAAGTCAATGACATCGAAAAGCACCTGATTTCTGGCTATGAAAACCTGCCCGGCCCGCCTGCCGGAACGTTGCGCACCGACGATTATCCTGCGTTGGCTAAATTCTATAGCGCGCGTTATCAGGGCCAGGATGTGCGGGTGGTGAGCCTGCTCAAGGCCGTCAGCGAACCCAATATGAATGGCATGGCCGAGATTCGCGTGGCGGAAACCGAAGATGCGCGGGTGAAGATGGCCCGTGGTTTGATGGCCGATACCCTGTTACGGCTGGGGATGCTTGGCGGGGGAGCACTGTTGCTGGTGTGGTTTACCGTCAGCGCGGCCTTGCGCCCACTGGATCGTTTGCGCACCGCTGTCGAGGAGCGTCAACCGGACGATTTGCGTTCACTGCCCTTGGTTGAGGTGCAGCATGAGCTTCGGCCGCTGGTCAGCTCGCTCAATCACTTTACCGAGCGGTTGCGCCTTCAATTCGAGCGTCAGGCTCAGTTCATTGCCGACGCAGCGCACGAATTACGCACGCCATTGGCCGCCCTAAAGGCGCGTCTGGAACTGGGCCTGCGTGAAAGCGATCCGGCTGCGTGGCGCTCCACTCTTGAAACCGCCGCAGTGGGCACCGACAAGCTGACCCATCTGGCGAATCAGCTGTTATCACTGGCGCGGATCGAAAACGGCGCGAGGGCGATTTCAGAAGGAGGTGCCCAGATTATCGACCTCAGCCAGCTTGCCCGGGAACTCGGCATTGCCATGGCGCCGCTTGCCCATGCGCGCGGGGTCGCACTGGCGCTGGAAGCCGATGCGCCAATCTGGCTCAGAGGCGAGCCGACGCTGCTCAACGAGCTATTGAGTAATCTCATCGACAACGCGCTTGCACACACGCCACAAGGCGGCAATGTGATTTTGCGGGTTCACGCGCCGTGTGTGCTGGAGGTCGAGGACGATGGTCCGGGTATTCCGCTGCAGGAGCGTGAGCGCGTATTTGAGCGCTTCTACCGGCGCCACCAGCAAGGATCGGGGTTGGGATTGGCCATCGTTGGCGAGATATGCCGTGCGCACCTGGCGCAGATCAGTTTGCATGACGGCGCAGAGCGAGGCCTGAAGGTGAGGGTGAGCTTCGTGGCGCTGGAGAGTGGCACCGCCTGA
- a CDS encoding HDOD domain-containing protein: MSNMADEVQRDLIKAIDRDALFLPTLPEVALRIRLAAEDAEISIAALSKVIGSDTALSARLIKVVNSPLLRPNFEVSDVLTAIRRLGVNYTCNLAIGLVVEQMFHAKSKVIDTKMRDIWKLSLQVAGISSSLSYRARNLRADQATLAGLIHLIGVLPILTYAEDNFELLSDPVSLNHVIERIHPVIGERLLRSWDFPEALATVPAQFQNFERVSKQADYVDLVQVATVHVHDVTGNAYPNTSMSVLPAMHKLGLEPTDGALIAEMNHAMTLLY, translated from the coding sequence ATGAGCAACATGGCTGACGAGGTGCAGAGGGACCTGATCAAGGCAATCGACAGGGACGCCCTGTTTTTGCCGACACTCCCTGAAGTAGCACTGAGAATCCGCCTTGCTGCGGAAGACGCAGAGATAAGTATTGCTGCCTTGAGCAAGGTGATCGGCAGCGACACCGCGCTCTCGGCACGCCTGATCAAAGTCGTGAACAGTCCGCTGCTGCGCCCCAATTTCGAAGTGAGCGACGTGCTGACAGCCATTCGGCGACTGGGCGTGAATTACACCTGCAACCTGGCCATTGGCCTGGTGGTGGAGCAGATGTTTCACGCCAAGTCCAAAGTCATCGACACGAAAATGCGCGACATCTGGAAGCTGAGTCTTCAGGTGGCGGGCATCAGCAGCAGCTTGAGCTACAGGGCCCGTAATCTGCGGGCGGACCAGGCGACGCTCGCGGGGCTGATTCATCTGATTGGCGTGCTGCCGATCCTGACGTACGCCGAAGATAACTTCGAACTGCTCTCCGACCCGGTCAGCCTCAATCATGTGATCGAGCGCATCCATCCGGTGATTGGCGAGCGACTGCTGCGGTCCTGGGATTTCCCGGAAGCACTGGCGACTGTTCCCGCGCAGTTCCAGAATTTCGAGCGTGTCTCGAAACAGGCTGACTACGTCGATCTGGTGCAAGTGGCGACCGTGCATGTGCACGATGTCACGGGCAACGCCTACCCGAACACCAGCATGAGCGTGCTGCCGGCGATGCATAAATTGGGGCTCGAACCTACAGACGGCGCACTCATCGCCGAAATGAACCACGCCATGACACTTCTTTATTAA
- a CDS encoding Bug family tripartite tricarboxylate transporter substrate binding protein — MLVATQLWAAEPNRPECIAPASPGGGFDLTCKLVQSALVNEKILSKPMRVTYMPGGVGAVAYNAVVAQRPADAGTLVAWSSGSLLNLAQGKFGRFDENQVRWLAAVGTSYGAIAVKADSPYKNLDDLVKALKADPSKVVIGSGGTVGSQDWMQTALIAKAAGINPRDLRYVALEGGGEIATALLGGHIQVGSTDISDSMPHILSGDMRLLAVFSEERLDEPEMKNIPTAREQGYDIVWPVVRGFYLGPKVTDEEYNWWKAAFDKLLASEDFAKLRDQRELFPFAMTGDELDKYVKKQVADYKVLAKEFGLVQ, encoded by the coding sequence ATGCTGGTAGCCACTCAACTGTGGGCTGCAGAACCCAACCGCCCAGAATGCATCGCCCCCGCCTCGCCAGGTGGCGGTTTCGACCTGACATGCAAGCTGGTGCAAAGCGCACTGGTGAACGAGAAAATACTGTCCAAACCGATGCGTGTGACCTACATGCCCGGTGGCGTCGGCGCCGTGGCGTACAACGCCGTGGTCGCACAGCGCCCAGCCGATGCGGGCACATTGGTGGCATGGTCCAGCGGCTCCCTGCTGAACCTTGCTCAAGGCAAGTTCGGCCGGTTTGACGAGAATCAGGTTCGCTGGCTCGCGGCGGTCGGCACCAGCTACGGCGCCATCGCTGTCAAAGCAGATTCGCCCTACAAAAACCTCGATGACCTGGTCAAGGCACTCAAGGCCGACCCAAGCAAGGTAGTGATCGGTTCAGGCGGCACCGTGGGCAGCCAGGACTGGATGCAAACCGCGCTGATCGCCAAAGCCGCCGGGATCAATCCTCGCGATCTGCGTTACGTCGCCCTTGAAGGCGGCGGCGAAATCGCAACCGCCCTGCTCGGCGGCCACATTCAGGTGGGCAGTACCGATATTTCCGACTCCATGCCGCACATCCTGAGCGGTGACATGCGCCTGCTGGCGGTGTTCTCGGAAGAGCGTCTGGACGAGCCGGAAATGAAGAATATCCCGACGGCTAGAGAGCAAGGCTACGACATCGTCTGGCCGGTGGTTCGCGGCTTCTACCTCGGGCCGAAGGTGACGGACGAAGAATACAACTGGTGGAAAGCAGCATTCGACAAACTGCTGGCCTCGGAAGACTTCGCCAAACTGCGTGATCAGCGCGAGCTGTTCCCGTTCGCGATGACCGGTGACGAGCTCGACAAATACGTCAAAAAACAGGTCGCCGACTACAAGGTCCTGGCCAAGGAATTCGGCCTGGTTCAGTGA